Proteins encoded in a region of the Scomber scombrus chromosome 16, fScoSco1.1, whole genome shotgun sequence genome:
- the sf3b4 gene encoding splicing factor 3B subunit 4 has protein sequence MAAGPISERNQDATVYVGGLDEKVSEPLLWELFLQAGPVVNTHMPKDRVTGQHQGYGFVEFLSEEDADYAIKIMNMIKLYGKPIRVNKASAHNKNLDVGANIFIGNLDPEIDEKLLYDTFSAFGVILQTPKIMRDPDTGNSKGYAFINFASFDASDAAIEAMNGQYLCNRPITVSYAFKKDSKGERHGSAAERLLAAQNPLSQADRPHQLFADAPPPPSAPPPVLTTLGAGMQMPGMPPPGAFPPVPPPGSMPPSMPPNMAMPPNAGNPQQGGGPPPGPPPFPPGNMHPGMAQMGMPPPAPPGMVPPPPAPPGSNQSRAPPPPGMPPPPPMGMPPRAPYGPPMGHPVPPGMRGPPPMPPPGYGAPRPPPFGFQRGPLMPPRPPGAPPRVPMRAPMPP, from the exons ATGGCAGCGGGACCAATTTCTGAAAGAAATCAAG ATGCCACTGTGTATGTTGGCGGCTTAGATGAGAAGGTGTCTGAGCCGTTACTATGGGAGCTGTTTTTGCAGGCTGGTCCTGTGgtcaacacacacatgcccaaAGACAGGGTCACAGGCCAACATCAAG GATATGGGTTTGTGGAGTTCCTCAGTGAAGAGGATGCTGATTACGCCATCAAAATCATGAACATGATTAAGCTCTATGGCAAGCCGATTCGAGTTAATAAGGCCTCAGCACACAACAAAAACCTGGATGTGGGCGCAAACATCTTCATCGGTAACCTCGACCCAGAGATCGATGAGAAACTTCTCTACGACACATTCAGTGCCTTCGGGGTGATCCTCCAAACACCAAAAATCATGCGAGACCCAGACACCGGCAACTCCAAGGGTTACGCTTTTATCAATTTCGCCAGCTTTGATGCATCAGACGCCGCCATCGAGGCCATGAACGGCCAGTACCTCTGCAACCGGCCCATTACAGTGTCTTACGCCTTCAAGAAGGATTCCAAAGGAGAACGTCACGGCTCGGCCGCAGAGCGACTCCTGGCAGCCCAAAACCCTCTGTCCCAGGCAGACAGGCCACATCAGCTGTTTGCAGATGCACCGCCACCACCGAGCGCTCCGCCACCGGTCCTGACCACACTGGGAGCTGGGATGCAGATGCCTG GCATGCCGCCTCCTGGTGCTTTCCCTCCTGTTCCCCCTCCGGGCTCGATGCCTCCTTCGATGCCCCCGAACATGGCCATGCCTCCAAACGCAGGGAACCCACAACAGGGTGGTGGACCTCCACCTGGACCACCGCCTTTCCCTCCTGGCAACATGCATCCAG GTATGGCTCAGATGGGCATgccacctcctgctcctcctggcATGGTGCCTCCACCTCCTGCGCCTCCAGGATCAAATCAGTCACGGGCACCGCCGCCCCCCGGCatgcccccacccccacctaTGGGCATGCCACCCAGAGCACCGTATGGACCTCCCATGG gtcacCCTGTGCCTCCAGGTATGAGAGGGCCTCCTCCTATGCCTCCACCTGGCTATGGtgctcctcgtcctcctccctTTGGCTTCCAGAGAGGTCCCCTCATGCCCCCAAGGCCCCCCGGTGCCCCACCCAGGGTTCCTATGAGGGCCCCAATGCCACCGTAA
- the LOC133995845 gene encoding cathepsin S-like isoform X1, protein MICHHQPVSGSFSSSNLIIINSILFSSLCKNRGTKACFTHIHSPLTLMFYCLGYKRKRWIHNNWPVIAAEWYPEMCRSLLFALLCGFAVAIITPDLDRHWELWKKMHNKVYNEQNEELSRRRIWEANLDMINVHNLEASLGLHTYELAMNHLGDLTTEEVTGTLTGTIVPSDLERVTNFVNVGKALPESLDWRDKGLVTEVKSQGDCGSCWAFSAVGALEGQLKKTTGVLMSLSSQNLVDCSIKYGNNGCGGGFMSNGFKYVMKNQGIDSDAAYPYIGKRGQCKYNALYRAANCSGYAFIPEGDESVLKAALVEVGPISVAIDASRPKFVFYRHGVYRDHRCSHNVNHGVLAVGYGTERGHDYWLVKNSWGVRYGDEGYIKMARNKRNQCGIARYACYPIM, encoded by the exons atgATTTGTCACCATCAGCCTGTGTCTGGTTCATTTTCTTCATCAAACTTAATCATTAtcaattctattttattttcaagtttATGTAAAAATAGAGGTACAAAGGCATGTTTTACacatattcactctcctttaaccctcatgttttactgtttagGCTATAAGAGGAAGAGGTGGATTCATAACAATTGGCCCGTAATCGCAGCAGAGTGGT ATCCAGAAATGTGTCGGAGCTTGCTTTTCGCCCTCTTGTGTGGATTTGCAGTGGCCATTATCACACCAGATCTGGATCGACACTGGGAACTGTGGAAGAAGATGCATAATAAAGTGTATAATGAACAG AATGAGGAGTTGAGTCGTAGGCGGATATGGGAAGCAAACTTGGATATGATAAATGTTCATAACCTGGAAGCCTCCCTGGGCTTGCACACCTATGAGTTGGCAATGAACCACCTGGGAGACCTG ACCACTGAGGAGGTCACTGGCACACTCACGGGTACCATTGTGCCCTCTGACCTGGAGAGGGTTACCAACTTTGTAAATGTTGGAAAGGCTCTACCAGAGTCACTGGACTGGAGAGACAAAGGCCTGGTGACTGAGGTCAAGTCACAG GGTGATTGCGGCTCTTGTTGGGCCTTCAGTGCAGTTGGAGCTCTGGAAGGGCAACTTAAAAAGACTACAGGGGTCCTGATGTCCCTGAGTTCTCAAAACCTTGTGGACTGCTCCATAAAATACGGCAACAATGGGTGCGGTGGTGGCTTCATGTCAAATGGCTTCAAATACGTCATGAAAAACCAAGGCATAGACTCTGATGCAGCCTACCCCTACATAGGAAAG CGTGGTCAGTGCAAGTATAACGCTCTTTATCGGGCTGCTAACTGCTCAGGATATGCCTTCATACCAGAGGGGGATGAATCTGTATTGAAGGCTGCCTTAGTGGAGGTTGGCCCCATTTCTGTGGCAATTGATGCCTCAAGGCCCAAATTTGTCTTCTACCGCCATG GTGTCTACAGGGACCACAGGTGCAGCCATAATGTGAACCATGGAGTGCTGGCTGTGGGCTACGGCACTGAGAGAGGACATGACTACTGGCTGGTCAAAAACAG TTGGGGTGTACGTTACGGAGATGAAGGCTACATCAAGATGGCTCGAAACAAACGTAACCAGTGTGGCATCGCCCGCTATGCTTGTTACCCTATCATGTGA
- the LOC133996320 gene encoding synaptic vesicle glycoprotein 2A-like isoform X1 — MEDGYQNRTAFIKGAKDIAKEVKRQASKKVGRSVDRVSDEYSKRSYNRFEEDDDDDYPTQGSQDGGYYRGDSQAANDDEGGHSDSTEGHDEDDEIYEGEYQGIPRADSGKGSLAGGPGSVGAGAQQFRDIGVSEAERRKDQEELAQQYETILQECGHGKFQWTLYFVLGLALMADGVEIFVVGFVLPSAEKDMCLSEPNKSMLGLIVYFGMMVGAFLWGAMADRIGRRQSLLISLSINSVFSFFSSFVQGYSTFLFCRLLSGVGIGGSIPIVFSYYSEFLSQEKRGEHLSWLCMFWMIGGIYASAMAWAIIPHYGWSFQMGSAYQFHSWRVFVLVCAFPSVAAIAALSAMPESPRFYLENGKHDEGWMILKQVHDTNMRAKGYPEKVFSVTTIKTVKQMDELVDTGTDTPVWQRYRLKIMSLSQQILYLYFAFMCFNFPEYKRTTFMLMAVWFTMSFSYYGLTVWFPDMIKYIQKQEYESRTKTFTKERVEHVTFNFTLENQVHREGYYFNDKFLNLKMKSMVFEDSVFEECYFEDITSIHTVFKNCTFIASLFYNTDLFKYRFVNCKLANSTFLHNKEGCMLDFSDDFNNAYMIYFVNFLGTLAVLPGNIVSALLMDKIGRLRMLAGSSVISCISCFFLMFGNSESGMIALLCLFGGISIASWNALDVITVELYPSDKRTTAFGFLNALCKLAAVLGISIFQSFVGITKAVPILFASGALAAGSFLATKLPETRGQVLQ, encoded by the exons ATGGAGGACGGCTATCAAAACCGGACTGCCTTTATAAAAGGTGCCAAAGACATTGCCAAAGAAGTCAAGCGGCAAGCCTCAAAGAAGGTCGGCCGTTCAGTGGATCGGGTGAGCGATGAGTACAGCAAGCGCTCCTACAACCGATttgaagaggatgatgatgatgattaccCCACGCAGGGGAGCCAAGACGGAGGCTACTACCGTGGAGACAGTCAGGCAGCCAATGACGACGAGGGCGGCCACAGTGATTCCACAGAGGGACACGATGAGGATGATGAGATCTACGAGGGCGAATACCAAGGAATCCCCAGAGCTGACTCAGGCAAGGGCAGTCTGGCTGGAGGTCCAGGCTCAGTGGGGGCCGGTGCTCAGCAGTTCAGAGATATTGGGGTGTCCGAGGCGGAGAGGAGGAAGGACCAGGAAGAGCTGGCTCAACAGTATGAGACCATTTTACAAGAGTGTGGCCACGGGAAATTCCAGTGGACCCTGTACTTCGTGCTGGGGCTGGCGCTCATGGCAGATGGTGTGGAGATCTTTGTGGTCGGGTTCGTCCTCCCCAGCGCTGAGAAGGATATGTGCCTGTCTGAACCTAACAAAAGCATGCTAG GTCTGATTGTATATTTTGGGATGATGGTCGGGGCGTTCCTCTGGGGAGCTATGGCTGACCGGATAGGACGTCGGCagtctctcctcatctctctctccatcaacagtgtcttttccttcttctcttccttcgtCCAGGGCTAcagcacatttttgttttgccGGCTCCTCTCAGGTGTCGG GATTGGCGGCTCTATCCCCATCGTGTTTTCCTACTACTCTGAATTCCTGTCCCAAGAGAAGCGTGGCGAGCACCTCAGTTGGCTCTGCATGTTCTGGATGATTGGGGGAATATATGCATCTGCAATGGCCTGGGCTATAATCCCACATTATG GATGGAGTTTCCAGATGGGCTCGGCGTATCAGTTCCATAGCtggcgtgtgtttgtgttagtcTGTGCGTTTCCTTCTGTTGCAGCCATCGCTGCCCTCAGTGCCATGCCAGAGAGCCCACGCTTCTACTTAGAG AAtggtaaacatgatgaaggctGGATGATTCTGAAGCAAGTTCACGATACTAACATGCGAGCAAAGGGATACCCAGAGAAGGTGTTTTCT GTCACCACAATCAAGACGGTGAAACAGATGGATGAGCTGGTGGACACTGGCACCGACACTCCGGTCTGGCAACGCTACAGGCTGAAGATTATGAGCCTCTCCCAACAG attttatatttgtattttgctTTCATGTGTTTCAACTT CCCAGAATATAAACGGACGACTTTCATGCTCATGGCTGTTTGGTTTACCATGTCTTTCAG CTATTACGGCCTGACGGTGTGGTTCCCCGACATGATCAAGTACATCCAGAAGCAGGAATATGAATCCCGCACAAAGACCTTCACCAAGGAACGAGTGGAGCACGTCACTTTTAACTTCACCCTGGAAAACCAAGTGCATCGCGAAGGATACTACTTCAATGATAA ATTCCTCAACCTGAAGATGAAATCCATGGTGTTTGAAGACTCTGTGTTTGAGGAGTGCTACTTCGAGGACATCACCTCCATACACACTGTCTTCAAAAACTGCACCTTCATTGCAAGTTTGTTTTATAACACAG ATTTGTTCAAATACAGGTTTGTCAACTGTAAACTGGCGAACAGCACGTTTCTCCACAACAAGGAGGGCTGCATGCTGGACTTCAGCGACGACTTCAACAATGCCTACATGATATACTTTGTTAACTTCCTTGGCACGCTTGCGGTGTTGCCTGGCAACATCGTTTCAGCTCTATTAATGGACAAAATCGGGCGTTTGAGGATGCTGG CGGGATCCAGTGTCATCTCTTGTATCAGCTGTTTCTTCCTGATGTTTGGCAACAGTGAGTCAGGGATGATCGCCCTCTTGTGTCTGTTTGGCGGCATCAGCATCGCCTCCTGGAACGCCCTGGATGTGATAACGGTGGAGCTCTACCCTTCGGATAAAAG AACCACAGCGTTTGGCTTCCTTAACGCTCTCTGTAAACTAGCGGCCGTCCTGGGCATCAGCATCTTCCAGTCGTTTGTTGGCATCACCAAGGCAGTACCCATCTTATTTGCCTCTGGCGCGCTTGCTGCAGGTAGTTTCCTTGCGACGAAGTTGCCTGAAACACGAGGCCAAGTGTTGCAGTAA
- the LOC133996320 gene encoding synaptic vesicle glycoprotein 2A-like isoform X2, with amino-acid sequence MEDGYQNRTAFIKGAKDIAKEVKRQASKKVGRSVDRVSDEYSKRSYNRFEEDDDDDYPTQGSQDGGYYRGDSQAANDDEGGHSDSTEGHDEDDEIYEGEYQGIPRADSGKGSLAGGPGSVGAGAQQFRDIGVSEAERRKDQEELAQQYETILQECGHGKFQWTLYFVLGLALMADGVEIFVVGFVLPSAEKDMCLSEPNKSMLGLIVYFGMMVGAFLWGAMADRIGRRQSLLISLSINSVFSFFSSFVQGYSTFLFCRLLSGVGIGGSIPIVFSYYSEFLSQEKRGEHLSWLCMFWMIGGIYASAMAWAIIPHYGWSFQMGSAYQFHSWRVFVLVCAFPSVAAIAALSAMPESPRFYLENGKHDEGWMILKQVHDTNMRAKGYPEKVFSVTTIKTVKQMDELVDTGTDTPVWQRYRLKIMSLSQQMKNNILACFSPEYKRTTFMLMAVWFTMSFSYYGLTVWFPDMIKYIQKQEYESRTKTFTKERVEHVTFNFTLENQVHREGYYFNDKFLNLKMKSMVFEDSVFEECYFEDITSIHTVFKNCTFIASLFYNTDLFKYRFVNCKLANSTFLHNKEGCMLDFSDDFNNAYMIYFVNFLGTLAVLPGNIVSALLMDKIGRLRMLAGSSVISCISCFFLMFGNSESGMIALLCLFGGISIASWNALDVITVELYPSDKRTTAFGFLNALCKLAAVLGISIFQSFVGITKAVPILFASGALAAGSFLATKLPETRGQVLQ; translated from the exons ATGGAGGACGGCTATCAAAACCGGACTGCCTTTATAAAAGGTGCCAAAGACATTGCCAAAGAAGTCAAGCGGCAAGCCTCAAAGAAGGTCGGCCGTTCAGTGGATCGGGTGAGCGATGAGTACAGCAAGCGCTCCTACAACCGATttgaagaggatgatgatgatgattaccCCACGCAGGGGAGCCAAGACGGAGGCTACTACCGTGGAGACAGTCAGGCAGCCAATGACGACGAGGGCGGCCACAGTGATTCCACAGAGGGACACGATGAGGATGATGAGATCTACGAGGGCGAATACCAAGGAATCCCCAGAGCTGACTCAGGCAAGGGCAGTCTGGCTGGAGGTCCAGGCTCAGTGGGGGCCGGTGCTCAGCAGTTCAGAGATATTGGGGTGTCCGAGGCGGAGAGGAGGAAGGACCAGGAAGAGCTGGCTCAACAGTATGAGACCATTTTACAAGAGTGTGGCCACGGGAAATTCCAGTGGACCCTGTACTTCGTGCTGGGGCTGGCGCTCATGGCAGATGGTGTGGAGATCTTTGTGGTCGGGTTCGTCCTCCCCAGCGCTGAGAAGGATATGTGCCTGTCTGAACCTAACAAAAGCATGCTAG GTCTGATTGTATATTTTGGGATGATGGTCGGGGCGTTCCTCTGGGGAGCTATGGCTGACCGGATAGGACGTCGGCagtctctcctcatctctctctccatcaacagtgtcttttccttcttctcttccttcgtCCAGGGCTAcagcacatttttgttttgccGGCTCCTCTCAGGTGTCGG GATTGGCGGCTCTATCCCCATCGTGTTTTCCTACTACTCTGAATTCCTGTCCCAAGAGAAGCGTGGCGAGCACCTCAGTTGGCTCTGCATGTTCTGGATGATTGGGGGAATATATGCATCTGCAATGGCCTGGGCTATAATCCCACATTATG GATGGAGTTTCCAGATGGGCTCGGCGTATCAGTTCCATAGCtggcgtgtgtttgtgttagtcTGTGCGTTTCCTTCTGTTGCAGCCATCGCTGCCCTCAGTGCCATGCCAGAGAGCCCACGCTTCTACTTAGAG AAtggtaaacatgatgaaggctGGATGATTCTGAAGCAAGTTCACGATACTAACATGCGAGCAAAGGGATACCCAGAGAAGGTGTTTTCT GTCACCACAATCAAGACGGTGAAACAGATGGATGAGCTGGTGGACACTGGCACCGACACTCCGGTCTGGCAACGCTACAGGCTGAAGATTATGAGCCTCTCCCAACAG ATGAAGAATAACATTCTTGCCTGCTTCAGCCCAGAATATAAACGGACGACTTTCATGCTCATGGCTGTTTGGTTTACCATGTCTTTCAG CTATTACGGCCTGACGGTGTGGTTCCCCGACATGATCAAGTACATCCAGAAGCAGGAATATGAATCCCGCACAAAGACCTTCACCAAGGAACGAGTGGAGCACGTCACTTTTAACTTCACCCTGGAAAACCAAGTGCATCGCGAAGGATACTACTTCAATGATAA ATTCCTCAACCTGAAGATGAAATCCATGGTGTTTGAAGACTCTGTGTTTGAGGAGTGCTACTTCGAGGACATCACCTCCATACACACTGTCTTCAAAAACTGCACCTTCATTGCAAGTTTGTTTTATAACACAG ATTTGTTCAAATACAGGTTTGTCAACTGTAAACTGGCGAACAGCACGTTTCTCCACAACAAGGAGGGCTGCATGCTGGACTTCAGCGACGACTTCAACAATGCCTACATGATATACTTTGTTAACTTCCTTGGCACGCTTGCGGTGTTGCCTGGCAACATCGTTTCAGCTCTATTAATGGACAAAATCGGGCGTTTGAGGATGCTGG CGGGATCCAGTGTCATCTCTTGTATCAGCTGTTTCTTCCTGATGTTTGGCAACAGTGAGTCAGGGATGATCGCCCTCTTGTGTCTGTTTGGCGGCATCAGCATCGCCTCCTGGAACGCCCTGGATGTGATAACGGTGGAGCTCTACCCTTCGGATAAAAG AACCACAGCGTTTGGCTTCCTTAACGCTCTCTGTAAACTAGCGGCCGTCCTGGGCATCAGCATCTTCCAGTCGTTTGTTGGCATCACCAAGGCAGTACCCATCTTATTTGCCTCTGGCGCGCTTGCTGCAGGTAGTTTCCTTGCGACGAAGTTGCCTGAAACACGAGGCCAAGTGTTGCAGTAA
- the LOC133995845 gene encoding cathepsin S-like isoform X2 yields MCRSLLFALLCGFAVAIITPDLDRHWELWKKMHNKVYNEQNEELSRRRIWEANLDMINVHNLEASLGLHTYELAMNHLGDLTTEEVTGTLTGTIVPSDLERVTNFVNVGKALPESLDWRDKGLVTEVKSQGDCGSCWAFSAVGALEGQLKKTTGVLMSLSSQNLVDCSIKYGNNGCGGGFMSNGFKYVMKNQGIDSDAAYPYIGKRGQCKYNALYRAANCSGYAFIPEGDESVLKAALVEVGPISVAIDASRPKFVFYRHGVYRDHRCSHNVNHGVLAVGYGTERGHDYWLVKNSWGVRYGDEGYIKMARNKRNQCGIARYACYPIM; encoded by the exons ATGTGTCGGAGCTTGCTTTTCGCCCTCTTGTGTGGATTTGCAGTGGCCATTATCACACCAGATCTGGATCGACACTGGGAACTGTGGAAGAAGATGCATAATAAAGTGTATAATGAACAG AATGAGGAGTTGAGTCGTAGGCGGATATGGGAAGCAAACTTGGATATGATAAATGTTCATAACCTGGAAGCCTCCCTGGGCTTGCACACCTATGAGTTGGCAATGAACCACCTGGGAGACCTG ACCACTGAGGAGGTCACTGGCACACTCACGGGTACCATTGTGCCCTCTGACCTGGAGAGGGTTACCAACTTTGTAAATGTTGGAAAGGCTCTACCAGAGTCACTGGACTGGAGAGACAAAGGCCTGGTGACTGAGGTCAAGTCACAG GGTGATTGCGGCTCTTGTTGGGCCTTCAGTGCAGTTGGAGCTCTGGAAGGGCAACTTAAAAAGACTACAGGGGTCCTGATGTCCCTGAGTTCTCAAAACCTTGTGGACTGCTCCATAAAATACGGCAACAATGGGTGCGGTGGTGGCTTCATGTCAAATGGCTTCAAATACGTCATGAAAAACCAAGGCATAGACTCTGATGCAGCCTACCCCTACATAGGAAAG CGTGGTCAGTGCAAGTATAACGCTCTTTATCGGGCTGCTAACTGCTCAGGATATGCCTTCATACCAGAGGGGGATGAATCTGTATTGAAGGCTGCCTTAGTGGAGGTTGGCCCCATTTCTGTGGCAATTGATGCCTCAAGGCCCAAATTTGTCTTCTACCGCCATG GTGTCTACAGGGACCACAGGTGCAGCCATAATGTGAACCATGGAGTGCTGGCTGTGGGCTACGGCACTGAGAGAGGACATGACTACTGGCTGGTCAAAAACAG TTGGGGTGTACGTTACGGAGATGAAGGCTACATCAAGATGGCTCGAAACAAACGTAACCAGTGTGGCATCGCCCGCTATGCTTGTTACCCTATCATGTGA